From Rutidosis leptorrhynchoides isolate AG116_Rl617_1_P2 chromosome 3, CSIRO_AGI_Rlap_v1, whole genome shotgun sequence, a single genomic window includes:
- the LOC139897724 gene encoding G-type lectin S-receptor-like serine/threonine-protein kinase At5g35370, whose protein sequence is MAATGTTTVILLLLTIITTTSAAAISTGFIKPNFTASNFQYIDTSGDFLRSPNHTYTAAIFNPQSSSSSSFYLVIYHTNSHIVVWTGNRNTPISSSGEFHLSLTGITVNDDSGRLVWSTPILNSTVDSLHLLDSGNLVILDRFNYMLWQSFDYPTDTVVSQQRFRVGQSLISSTSLSDLSAGDYSFTVTSGDGILQWRNITYYKLLMDPQIFKNSNRPVSYVTVNGSGFYFLGVGDPGPEVVIQVLIDNPPGNVNSSYRILKITNEGYLAVMRYKNRKWVKDFSTPAEACRNPYRCGKLGLCSDTGCSCPLGFRIDSKTNLGCTFSDPMLLWPSPESCSRQGNSLENYTYVQLGDGINYFELEYLNPVKTGLSLSNCEDLCSGNCNCLGYFYGNQSGSCYLIENNLGSIISSSNNDRDVKLGFIKAVVPSPLSPPQGGNLNSNFPLFGLLIIPISGVLLIMICAIFMNKRSQNAHQMRMISKKLVDNSFSDELEMFTIAGLPVRFTYKDIVLATANFNTRIGSGGFGTVYKGVLRDKSVVAVKKITALGSQGKKEFGTEIAIIGNVHHVNLVKLRGFCSFGREKFLVYEYMSRGSLDRTIFGSGMPLEWQERFEIAVGVARGLAYLHNGCEHKIIHCDVKPENILLNESMQVKISDFGLSKLLSPEQSGLFTNMRGTRGYLAPEWLTNAAISDKTDVYSYGMVLLELIHGEKNYVQARTHVPGSPNPCSGTEERSSGSSDLQARTNTHAYYFPLHALEMHEAGRYLDLVDHKLTGRVTIEEAEKLVKVALCCLHEDPLLRPTMANVVAMLEGTLSVVEPQLELLNFLRFYGRRVTEPSNAETVVESELESGFMVPNIDSCSTSVSLNSFSYMSSQQISGPR, encoded by the coding sequence ATGGCCGCCACCGGTACCACCACCGTAATCCTCCTTCTTCtaaccatcatcaccaccacctCCGCCGCCGCAATCTCCACCGGTTTCATCAAGCCTAACTTCACAGCTTCCAACTTCCAATACATCGACACTTCCGGCGACTTCCTCCGATCACCTAACCACACTTACACCGCCGCAATCTTCAACCCGCAATCCTCATCTTCATCGTCGTTTTACCTCGTCATCTACCACACTAATTCACACATCGTCGTTTGGACCGGCAACCGCAACACCCCGATCTCAAGCTCCGGTGAGTTCCATCTCTCCCTCACCGGAATCACCGTTAATGACGATTCAGGCCGACTCGTTTGGTCAACGCCAATTTTAAATTCAACGGTTGATTCATTACACTTACTTGATTCCGGGAATTTAGTTATACTCGATCGTTTTAACTACATGTTATGGCAATCTTTTGATTACCCGACCGACACCGTTGTTTCGCAACAGCGGTTTCGGGTCGGACAATCGTTAATCTCGTCAACAAGTCTGTCAGATTTATCCGCCGGAGATTACAGTTTTACGGTCACCTCCGGTGATGGTATACTGCAATGGCGAAACATAACGTATTATAAATTGTTAATGGATCCACAAATTTTTAAGAATTCAAACCGACCCGTTTCATATGTGACCGTTAACGGGTCAGGGTTTTACTTTCTTGGAGTTGGAGACCCGGGTCCAGAAGTGGTGATACAAGTATTGATAGACAATCCGCCTGGTAATGTTAATTCCAGTTACCGGATTTTAAAGATTACAAATGAAGGTTATCTAGCTGTTATGAGATACAAAAATAGAAAATGGGTGAAAGATTTTAGTACTCCGGCAGAAGCTTGTCGGAATCCTTACCGGTGTGGGAAGCTCGGACTATGTTCCGATACCGGGTGCTCGTGCCCTTTGGGGTTTCGAATTGACTCGAAAACGAACTTAGGATGTACGTTTTCGGATCCGATGTTATTGTGGCCGTCGCCGGAATCTTGTTCACGGCAAGGTAATTCGTTGGAGAATTATACTTATGTTCAACTTGGTGATGGTATAAACTATTTTGAACTTGAATACTTGAATCCGGTGAAAACTGGTTTGAGTTTATCAAACTGTGAAGATCTGTGTAGTGGGAATTGTAATTGTTTGGGATATTTTTATGGGAATCAATCCGGGTCATGTTATTTGATCGAAAATAATTTGGGCTCAATTATTTCAAGCTCTAACAACGATCGTGATGTTAAATTAGGGTTTATCAAAGCGGTGGTTCCATCGCCTTTATCTCCACCTCAAGGTGGGAATTTGAATTCCAATTTTCCGCTTTTCGGATTGCTAATAATTCCGATTTCAGGTGTTCTACTAATCATGATTTGCGCCATTTTTATGAATAAAAGATCGCAAAACGCTCACCAAATGAGAATGATTTCGAAGAAATTGGTTGATAATTCATTTTCGGATGAGCTTGAGATGTTCACGATTGCGGGTTTGCCTGTGCGGTTTACTTATAAGGATATTGTATTAGCCACCGCCAACTTTAATACACGAATTGGGTCGGGTGGGTTTGGGACCGTTTACAAAGGCGTACTACGGGATAAGTCGGTTGTAGCGGTAAAGAAGATCACGGCGTTAGGTTCTCAAGGGAAGAAAGAATTTGGTACAGAAATCGCAATTATCGGCAACGTTCATCATGTAAATCTAGTAAAGCTTAGGGGCTTTTGTTCCTTCGGAAGGGAAAAGTTCTTAGTTTATGAATACATGAGCCGAGGTTCGTTGGACCGAACCATATTTGGAAGTGGAATGCCTTTGGAATGGCAAGAGCGGTTCGAGATTGCAGTTGGAGTGGCTCGTGGTCTTGCATACTTGCACAACGGGTGCGAGCACAAGATCATACATTGTGACGTCAAGCCCGAAAATATTCTTctcaatgaaagtatgcaagtcaAGATTTCTGATTTCGGGTTGTCCAAACTACTAAGCCCTGAGCAATCGGGCTTATTTACGAACATGAGAGGTACTCGAGGGTACCTAGCACCCGAGTGGCTTACCAATGCGGCTATTTCAGATAAAACGGATGTTTATAGCTATGGCATGGTTTTATTGGAGTTGATTCATGGGGAAAAGAACTATGTGCAAGCGCGAACCCATGTCCCGGGTAGCCCAAATCCATGTAGTGGCACTGAGGAAAGGTCCTCGGGCTCATCAGATTTACAAGCCCGAACCAATACTCATGCATACTATTTCCCACTACATGCATTGGAGATGCACGAAGCGGGTAGGTATTTGGACTTGGTAGACCATAAGTTAACGGGCCGGGTAACAATAGAAGAGGCCGAAAAGCTAGTGAAGGTAGCGTTGTGTTGCTTACACGAAGACCCCTTGTTGCGACCAACAATGGCTAATGTGGTTGCAATGTTAGAAGGAACGTTGTCCGTGGTTGAACCGCAGTTGGAGTTGTTGAACTTTTTGAGGTTTTACGGAAGACGGGTTACCGAGCCATCAAATGCTGAAACCGTAGTCGAAAGTGAACTAGAGAGTGGCTTCATGGTTCCAAACATTGATAGTTGTAGTACGAGTGTGTCACTGAACTCGTTTTCGTATATGTCTTCGCAACAAATTTCTGGTCCTAGATGA